Sequence from the bacterium genome:
GGCTCTTCAACACCTGGGAGGCGCGGAACACGAGCACGCGGCGGGGCAGGATCGGCACCTCCTCGCCGGTCTTGGGGTTGCGGCCGACCCGCTCGCCCTTCTCGCGCACGGCGAAGGTGCCGAACGACGAGATCTTGACCGTGCCATTCATCACCAGCGAATGCGCGATCTCCTCGAGGATCGCATCCACCAGGCCGGCGGATTCGCTGCGCGACAGCCCGACCTCCTGATAGACCGCCTCGGCGAGCTGGGCGCGAGTCACCGTTCTGCCCGTCATCGCCCGCGTTCCCCTCGCGTGTGCCTTCGATGGATAAAACGCTAGATGATACAAAGGTTTCCGTCAACCGGGCCGACACGCCGCGGCCGCCCCGCGGGGAAGGGGCCTACCAGCGGATCAGGGCGGCACCCCAGGCGAAGCCGCCGCCCATGGCGTTGCAGAGCAGGAGGTCGCCGCGGTCGAGTCGGCCAGAGGTGTAGAGCCGGTCGAGGGCCAGGGGAATCGAGGCGGCCGAGGTGTTGGCGTGCTCGGCCACGGTGACCACCACCTTCGCCTCGGCAATGCCGAGCTTCTTGCCGACCGCGTCGATGATGCGCTTGTTCGCCTGATGCGGGACCAGCCAGTCGACGTCGTCGATGGCGAGCCCGGCAGCGTCGAGC
This genomic interval carries:
- a CDS encoding integration host factor subunit alpha; this encodes MTGRTVTRAQLAEAVYQEVGLSRSESAGLVDAILEEIAHSLVMNGTVKISSFGTFAVREKGERVGRNPKTGEEVPILPRRVLVFRASQVLKS